One Diospyros lotus cultivar Yz01 chromosome 1, ASM1463336v1, whole genome shotgun sequence genomic window carries:
- the LOC127803005 gene encoding membrane steroid-binding protein 2-like — protein sequence MTAPRKMWETAKEAISGCYRYPIVLLAIIFTGYAIGLATICFLVRVFASSIGSGKLPFLPLPLFPPLLVGDITGPELKAYNGSDPKKPLLVAIKGQIYDVSQERKLYGPGGPYALFAGNDASRALAKMSFDEKDLTGNISGLGPSELEALQDWEHKFMTKYVKVGTIKKTSLVTDESSTIESAEAAGRDSQSETAAAVGVAEITSGGEVYKE from the exons ATGACGGCGCCAAGGAAGATGTGGGAGACTGCCAAGGAAGCCATTTCTGGCTGTTATCGCTATCCGATTGTACTCTTGGCTATCATCTTCACAGGGTATGCAATCGGTCTTGCCACGATCTGCTTCCTCGTTCGAGTGTTTGCGTCATCTATCGGTTCCGGGAAACTTCCGTTTCTGCCTCTTCCGCTTTTTCCTCCTTTGCTGGTCGGCGACATCACCGGACCGGAACTAAAGGCCTACAACGGGTCCGACCCGAAGAAGCCTCTGCTCGTGGCCATCAAGGGTCAGATCTATGATGTCTCGCAGGAAAG GAAGTTGTATGGACCTGGTGGCCCTTATGCTCTGTTTGCTGGAAATGATGCTAGCAGAGCTCTAGCAAAGATGTCGTTTGACGAGAAAGATCTAACTGGTAATATCTCTGGTCTAGGTCCATCTGAACTTGAGGCATTGCAGGACTGGGAACACAAGTTCATGACCAAGTATGTTAAGGTTGGGACCATTAAGAAGACATCACTGGTGACTGATGAATCATCCACCATTGAGTCAGCTGAGGCAGCCGGCAGAGACAGCCAGTCTGAGACTGCTGCAGCTGTTGGCGTTGCAGAAATCACATCTGGTGGTGAGGTTTATAAAGAGTGA